One Dreissena polymorpha isolate Duluth1 chromosome 9, UMN_Dpol_1.0, whole genome shotgun sequence genomic window carries:
- the LOC127846140 gene encoding putative nuclease HARBI1 has translation MPNVIGAVDGTLIPIIAPSEAEEVYVCRKGYHAINVQAVVDHEMRFTDVVAQWPGSVHDSTIMENCALKQWLTTTNNNWLLGDSGYGLKPYLLTPIGTPSTPSEVLYNNAHVKTRLVVERAFGILKSRFRQVYVHLNKCYRKFKQLLDSY, from the exons ATGCCAAATGTTATTGGTGCTGTTGATGGAACCTTAATACCCATAATTGCACCAAGTGAGGCGGAGGAGGTGTATGTATGCCGGAAGGGCTACCATGCTATAAATGTTCAAGCGGTCGTGGACCATGAAATGAG ATTCACTGATGTTGTTGCCCAATGGCCAGGTTCAGTTCATGACAGCACAATCATGGAAAACTGTGCCTTGAAGCAGTGGCTGACAACTACTAACAACAACTGGCTGTTGGGCGACAGTGGTTATGGTTTAAAACCGTATCTACTTACACCAATTGGTACACCAAGTACACCATCAGAGGTTCTTTACAACAATGCCCATGTTAAAACCAGACTAGTGGTGGAGAGGGCATTTGGGATATTGAAATCCAGGTTTAGGCAAGTATATGTACACTTAAATAAATGTTACAGGAAATTCAAACAATTGTTAGACAGTTATTAA
- the LOC127846611 gene encoding uncharacterized protein KIAA1958-like translates to MSKAESKEIHHIEPTLLDEYLATFLLSLKKSNGTDFEPSSLRGIIASVDRYLKRHRYGCSVMTGTGAQFALTRDTYNAKKKSLKKQGMGNRPREAHPLSDTDIDLLWEKGILGTESPKALLNTVWLNNCLHFGLRGTTEQYNLRWGDVRLRVDSNGVEYLELNERQTKTRTGENIADIRKVSPKMFGTSGPRNPVLIYKLYSNMLPSDFSSDQHPFYLATRTIDTASQWFLRQQLGVNKLGQMLKAMAKDAGFPEHKRITNHSVRKFLVQKLRNANIPPTEIMAITGHKNVQSITNYSTISVEQQQKCSNILAQSSKCNKQTASSCSPSCTETMVEMQPTQPLSTVEQVDLDFRPTQSLHQQMSFSRSNNFASQFFGATFHIQNFNVNN, encoded by the exons atgtcaaaagctgaatcaaaagaaatccaccacatagaaccaactcttcttgatgagtatttggccactttcctgttgtcccttaaaaagtcaaatggcacagattttgaaccaagctccctccgtggcatcattgctagtgttgacaggtacctgaaacgacatcgctatggatgttcagtcatgacagggactggagcccaatttgcactcacaagggacacctacaatgcaaagaaaaaaagtcttaagaaacag ggtATGGGAAACCGTCCTAGGGAGGCCCATCCGCTGAGTGATACCGACATCGATCTGCTCTGGGAGAAGGGGATCCTTGGCACGGAGTCTCCGAAAGCCTTGTTAAATACAGTCTGGTTGAACAACTGCCTTCATTTTGGCTTGCGAGGTACAacggagcaatacaatttgcg gtggggagacgtccgcctccgtgtagactcgaatggtgttgagtatctcgagttaaacgagcggcaaacgaaaacgcgcacaggagagaacatcgctgacataagaaaagtgtctcccaagatgttcggcacttctggaccaagaaatcccgtgttaatttacaagctgtactcgaatatgcttccatctgatttttcttcagatcagcaccctttctacctggcaacacgcacaattgacactgcatcccagtggttcttgcgtcaacaattgggtgtcaacaagctgggtcagatgctgaaggccatggcaaaagacgccggctttcccgagcacaagagaataaccaaccactcagttcgcaaattcctggtccaaaaacttcgaaatgcaaacattccacccactgaaatcatggccataacagggcacaaaaatgtccagtccataaccaattattccaccatatctgttgaacagcagcaaaagtgttccaacattcttgctcagtccagtaaatgtaacaaacaaacagcttcctcttgttcaccttcatgcactgaaactatggtcgaaatgcagcctacacaaccactgtctaccgttgaacaagttgatcttgattttcgtcccacccagtcacttcaccagcaaatgtctttctctcgttcgaacaactttgcctcacaattctttggtgccactttccacattcaaaattttaatgtgaataattag